The proteins below are encoded in one region of Ricinus communis isolate WT05 ecotype wild-type chromosome 6, ASM1957865v1, whole genome shotgun sequence:
- the LOC8287473 gene encoding wall-associated receptor kinase-like 20: MKPTPSPPPYHLLLTAALLLTFAVSTFSAIQCPNCGNMSVPYPLSTGPTCGDQSYKITCNASTLVFDTVNNSYPIISIDQSTQRLVIQPADIIPNTCMVSDYIHQGIQLNSSLPFNITSSNTVMLMNCSESILDQPLDCSATSLCHLYANSTRGRQESPCADFSLCCTYKAGGSPSAYRIRIREAGGCRAYKIFVNLDTDLPVDRWQDPGLEIQWEQPQEPVCGSQVDCDGSSACGPDPNISGVKRCYCKVGLRWDPTQGICAQPAGCEGLGGCGDRSRKTALIAGLSSSLSVLLLAITIGVPLYKHNKGIKEAQERLARHREEILSADGSKTAKLFTGKEIKKATNSFSKDRLIGAGGYGEVYKGVLDDGTVVAVKCAKLGNTKSTDQLLNEVRILCQVNHRSLVGLLGCCVELVQPILVYEYIQNGTLLDHLGGLDGQSRLSWTCRLRIAHETAECLSYLHTSATPPIYHRDIKSSNILLDDKLNAKISDFGLSRLAYSDLSHISTCAQGTIGYIDPEYFRRFQLTDKSDVYSFGVVLLELLTSMKAIDFDRGEDNVNLVIYVQRMVEEEKFMEIIDPLLKEKASSLELESIKALALLALDCLEERRENRPSMKEVAEEIEYILTIAATKNQGNY; the protein is encoded by the exons ATGAAGCCAACACCATCACCACCACCATATCACCTCCTCCTCACGGCGGCGCTACTCTTGACCTTCGCCGTAAGCACTTTCTCAGCCATCCAATGCCCCAACTGTGGCAACATGTCAGTCCCATATCCACTCAGCACAGGACCCACATGTGGCGACCAATCTTATAAAATCACATGCAACGCAAGTACTCTTGTATTCGATACGGTTAATAACTCGTACCCGATCATTTCTATCGATCAATCCACTCAACGGCTGGTGATACAGCCAGCAGATATCATACCAAACACCTGCATGGTGTCTGATTATATTCACCAAGGAATACAGTTGAACAGTTCGCTGCCTTTCAATATTACTAGTTCCAATACGGTCATGCTCATGAATTGTTCTGAATCAATCCTTGATCAACCGTTGGATTGTTCAGCGACCAGCTTGTGCCACTTGTATGCTAACAGTACTAGAGGAAGACAGGAGTCTCCGTGTGCGGATTTCTCCTTGTGTTGTACCTACAAAGCGGGCGGGTCACCTTCGGCTTATAGGATACGGATTCGCGAGGCGGGCGGGTGTAGAGcctataaaatttttgttaatttggaTACCGATTTACCCGTGGATAGGTGGCAAGATCCGGGGCTGGAGATTCAGTGGGAGCAACCACAAGAGCCGGTTTGTGGGTCTCAGGTGGATTGTGATGGGAGCTCCGCTTGTGGCCCTGACCCGAATATAAGTGGGGTTAAAAGGTGCTATTGTAAGGTCGGACTTCGGTGGGATCCGACCCAAGGCATATGTGCTCAAC CTGCTGGTTGTGAAGGTCTTGGAGGCTGTGGTGATAGATCAAGGAAGACTGCACTCATAGCAGGTTTAAGTTCCAGCCTCAGCGTATTGCTCTTGGCTATCACCATCGGTGTCCCACTCTACAAACATAACAAAGGCATCAAAGAAGCACAAGAACGTTTGGCCAGACACCGCGAAGAAATCTTGAGTGCCGATGGAAGCAAAACAGCAAAACTCTTTACAGGGAAAGAGATCAAGAAAGCAACGAACAGCTTCTCCAAAGACCGTCTCATAGGCGCAGGCGGGTACGGTGAAGTCTATAAAGGCGTTCTTGATGATGGCACTGTGGTTGCTGTCAAATGTGCTAAGCTTGGAAATACGAAAAGCACTGACCAGCTTTTGAACGAGGTTCGAATCCTATGCCAAGTCAATCACAGAAGTCTCGTAGGCTTGCTTGGTTGCTGTGTTGAGCTGGTGCAGCCTATTCttgtttatgaatatatacAAAATGGAACTCTTCTTGATCATTTAGGGGGGCTTGATGGACAAAGCCGACTATCTTGGACATGTCGTCTCCGAATTGCTCATGAGACTGCAGAGTGCCTCAGTTATCTCCACACCTCTGCTACTCCTCCAATATATCATCGAGACATCAAGTCGAGCAATATCCTTCTTGATGACAAATTAAATGCCAAGATTTCAGATTTTGGTTTGTCAAGGTTAGCTTACAGTGACTTGAGTCACATATCAACCTGCGCCCAGGGTACTATTGGGTATATAGATCCTGAGTATTTCAGGAGATTCCAGCTGACTGATAAGAGCGATGTTTATAGCTTTGGAGTTGTATTGTTGGAGCTATTGACTTCTATGAAGGCAATAGATTTCGATAGAGGAGAAGATAATGTCAACTTGGTGATTTATGTGCAAAGGATGGTAGAGGAGGAAAAGTTTATGGAGATAATTGATCCTTTGCTAAAGGAGAAAGCGAGCAGCTTGGAGCTTGAGAGCATCAAGGCATTGGCACTTCTGGCGCTGGATTGTTTGGAGGAAAGGAGAGAGAACAGGCCTTCCATGAAAGAAGTTGCAGAGGAAATTGAGTACATCTTGACTATTGCAGCAACAAAGAACCAAGGAAACTACTAG
- the LOC8287471 gene encoding wall-associated receptor kinase-like 20 codes for MTPPPPPRHLLFTALLLLTFTTITTFSAKPCPNCGTTPVPYPFSTSPTCGDQSYKITCNASTNELMFDTLNNSYPIISINTTIQRLTIQPATLLQNTCVTSDFLHQGIQMNSSLPFNITGDNTVMFLNCSESLLRSPLNCSFTSLCHSYVNNTKSDASCKGASICCTFKAGGGTTAYMIRVRDTGCKAYTSFVNLDPGLPVDKWPNPGVSIQWRLPQEPVCGSKADCDDGNSNCKPDPILSGTRRCFCNSGFVWDPVEGICNKPVTCEGSGGCDGSGQTGLIAGLTSGLGASFLAIATAILLYKRQKRIKEAQERLAREREEILNAGGSRAAKLFTGREIKKATNHFSKDRLLGAGGYGEVYKGILDDGTVVAIKCAKLGNTKGTDQVLNEVRILCQVNHRSLVCLLGCCIELEQPILVYEYIQNGALLDHLQGKGLGGQGQLSWIQRLRVAHDTADGLAYLHFSAVPPIYHRDVKSSNILLDDKLNAKVSDFGLSRLAHSELSHISTCAQGTLGYLDPEYYRKYQLTDKSDVYSFGVVLLELLTSMKAIDFARAEDDVNLAVYVQRMAEEEKLMDVVDPMLKEKTSILELETMKALGFLALGCLEEKRQNRPSMKEVAEEIEYIMSIATTKNIES; via the exons ATGAcgccaccaccaccaccgcgCCACCTCCTCTTCACGGCGTTGCTACTCCTAACATTCACAACCATCACCACCTTCTCCGCCAAGCCCTGCCCAAACTGCGGCACAACTCCAGTCCCATACCCGTTCAGCACATCTCCGACCTGCGGAGACCAGTCGTATAAAATCACATGCAACGCAAGTACTAACGAACTCATGTTTGACACACTCAATAATTCATATCCAATTATTTCCATAAACACAACAATCCAGCGTCTGACGATCCAGCCAGCAACTCTCTTGCAAAACACATGCGTAACATCAGATTTTTTACACCAAGGCATCCAAATGAACAGCTCTCTCCCTTTTAACATCACAGGAGACAACACCGTCATGTTCTTGAACTGCTCTGAATCATTACTTCGGTCACCTTTGAACTGTTCTTTTACTAGCTTGTGTCACTCGTACGTCAATAATACAAAATCAGACGCTTCATGTAAGGGTGCTTCCATTTGTTGTACGTTTAAAGCTGGTGGCGGTACAACGGCGTATATGATAAGAGTTAGAGATACTGGGTGTAAAGCATACACTAGTTTTGTTAATTTGGATCCGGGTTTGCCCGTGGATAAGTGGCCAAACCCGGGTGTCTCTATCCAGTGGAGGTTACCTCAAGAACCGGTTTGTGGGTCGAAAGCTGATTGTGACGATGGGAACTCTAATTGTAAACCTGATCCGATTTTGAGTGGGACCAGAAGGTGTTTCTGTAATAGTGGGTTTGTGTGGGACCCGGTCGAAGGGATCTGTAATAAAC CTGTTACTTGTGAAGGTTCTGGAGGGTGTGATGGTTCTGGACAGACAGGACTCATAGCTG GTTTAACTTCGGGTTTAGGCGCATCATTCTTGGCAATCGCCACCGCAATCCTCCTCTACAAACGCCAAAAACGCATAAAAGAAGCTCAAGAACGCCTAGCTAGAGAGCGCGAAGAAATCCTAAATGCCGGTGGTAGCAGAGCAGCAAAACTCTTCACAGGCagagaaataaagaaagcaacCAACCATTTCTCAAAAGACCGCTTACTGGGCGCCGGAGGCTACGGTGAGGTTTATAAAGGCATTCTTGACGATGGCACTGTTGTGGCTATCAAATGTGCCAAGCTCGGAAACACCAAGGGCACTGATCAAGTTCTTAATGAGGTCCGAATTCTATGCCAAGTCAATCACAGAAGCCTTGTATGCTTACTGGGTTGCTGTATTGAGCTTGAGCAACCTATCCTAGTTTACGAATATATTCAGAATGGGGCACTCCTTGATCATCTACAAGGAAAAGGATTAGGTGGGCAAGGCCAATTATCTTGGATACAGCGTCTTCGTGTTGCTCATGATACTGCTGATGGTCTTGCTTATCTGCATTTCTCAGCTGTTCCCCCAATCTATCATCGAGATGTGAAGTCTAGTAATATACTTCTTGACGATAAGCTGAATGCTAAGGTTTCAGATTTTGGGTTGTCGAGATTGGCTCACAGTGAATTGAGCCACATATCAACTTGTGCTCAAGGGACTCTTGGGTACTTAGATCCTGAGTACTACAGGAAATATCAGTTGACAGATAAGAGCGATGTATATAGCTTCGGTGTGGTGCTGTTGGAACTACTGACTTCCATGAAGGCAATTGATTTCGCCAGAGCAGAAGATGATGTGAACTTGGCAGTTTACGTGCAGAGGATGGCAGAAGAGGAGAAGTTAATGGATGTAGTCGATCCAATGCTAAAAGAGAAGACAAGCATCTTGGAGCTTGAGACAATGAAGGCATTGGGGTTTTTGGCTTTGGGTTGCTTGGAAGAAAAGAGACAGAATAGGCCTTCGATGAAAGAGGTTGCTGAAGAAATTGAGTACATAATGAGTATTGCAACAACAAAGAATATAGAAAGTTAG